CAATAATGTGTGATGCGATCGGTTGCACACACGACATCTATCCGCTCTGCATTTAGAGACAGTgtgtcccttacgcaaacaatttatgcataagggcaccgatttcacgaactcgaacctctgctgcaccggaagcgccttgaaagtggggcaggcagtcaaaAAGTGGTCCTTGGATTTGCACTGCTGACAAAGAGACTGCCTCGTATTTGCTGCAactagcgccgatttggtcctgtccatttgttgttgtttcccatAACTCCCACTGCTtgttggtatgggcttcgtccttgaatttgatgctccttccgctgatagcTGCTGGAACCTTCGATTAAGGGTAGCTTCACAttccttccacagtggcagctTGTCATAATCCAGCTGTTCCTCCCATTTGGATCTGGTAGCTGAGTCGACCTTTGTCATCACTATGTGTATAATAATAGCGTTTGTTATatgtttctcatcgcccagcgatagcaatgagtcatataccgctgacacttcgtcaatcattgatcgcaatgaaggagcggatggctttgggatggttggcagctcaaaaagtttagatattgtattgaagaatatcaaacatttattatcataaacttttttgagacttgccaacgctttcgggtaattttcatccgacatctggaacgctttaactgttcccaaagcctctccagatagacaattatgcttttggttaaatttttcaatatctgggatattaggatcattatgaaccaagctctcgaacaaactcataaaatttttgaattctgaatattctcccttgaatttcggcaaattcattttagggagtcttgagctgtgagaagctacaaaagatgtttcggcaagtgaagttttatttttggctaaaattgacttaattatggacttcgtttcaacgattatgtcctctaactcccctcgggccatgtcgtcctcatcaatttcttcaatctttgattggcatttcattaatttttcactatgtgaatttaatatatctagacgacattccaattcgattggatctaaagacattgtcttttcaagaaggcccgttttaatgcgcaaaatactactcttcgcaaccgttctttgacgtcttaacgattttaagtccgtcaactccttacttggagacaggcttgcgagagttggctttggcttgctcattttgcttgtttaaattaaatttacgaaaaaagactataacggttggcaacagatatactaagaatcgataacgaaaacgaaaaataaatgtcgattcccaaatatacgaaagccaaactaatcgcaataaaagttggcaacaaatatatttggaatcggtgacgaaaacgagaaagaaaaaataatatggattctcaagtatacgaaggccaaaccgataaatgcgcaaaatgagcaatagcacaaaaaaagtaatttaatcggaaaatgtccgaacgaaaatcgacaaaaattgcgaaaaaacgaccgataattgcaaacgcgtttcgaaaaaattgcgaaaaatgtgataatttaatttgcaattaataattttttcaacctttattttaaaaaataaagggctaccgcaaatcccaaaatcccttattcacttgcgtacgcatatacatatatgtgcgtatgcttattatatttaataatgtatatgtttatttatatacgttATTATagatatgaatttatatatgtatatgtatatgtatttatagaacgtcaatataattgaaagtgaaaaaagggagagccaaaactgaaagtgtgcactagtctttatttcaattttatttttatgtgttttcgttttattttttgtttgcactgctttcagtaattcgcactcgttacctggtgcgtcggctgtttgccggcgcttacgttcctttggcacaggatgcagcggcagctcattcccacgacggcagcggaTTGATGGCAGCAgtgttgatggcagcagcgttgATGGCAGCGGCGTTGATGGCAGCGGCGTTGATTGCAGCAgtgttgatggcagcagcgttgATGGCGGCAGTGATTTCAGTAGTGGCGGTATAGCAACAACGGGTGCTTATACCGGCACTTTGCTTTTACCGGTTCTCTTAACGCGGCACTTGAAAcagtttttcttctcttttttttttaacggatTTTCCACCGgtttttaaaaactgttttttttttttttttttttaacggttTAGGACGGTCCTCTCGTTAATCACAAGGTTAAACACTTTGgtacgattttttttagaattcacTGTCCCAATTTACTTGTGCGCCTTTTCACAAttccactttttatttattacactcCTTTGTATGTTTGTCACTTGCACATATGCAcctcttgtctttttttttgttttttgtaggtTTAAGAAGGCAAAGGTGGGtaagtatttacaattttttattatatttctttcttttatttctttctttttaggTCTCACTGCACCACACtaattgttattttataaattttgttcactttgcgcactgtattttttttgttttgttgtttcgtATTTGTTCACTGCACTTCTGGCACTTCACTTctgcatatatgtgtatgcagatatgtaaatgtatttcgtatcaattttttgtaactttgttttatgttttgtcttatgttgctttttttcttttgtatgtttaatttatttccacTTCACTTTCGTGAAGGGCCGAAAACGAACGAATTGACAGGCAATTAGCACGAAATTAGTTTATTAAACGAAAACGAAagtcaaaattaatatattctaAGCTCACGCActtagtccctgctcgggcgccatgaaaaattctcaagcgtttttgagaagcgataataaaaacttgggaatgcgcgaataaaataaagcctaattgcctgtcacgaaaattgcgataaaaattAAGACGCGTCCGGTCGTTTTCAAGTTCTTTAATACAATAATTCATTTGTTCCGTTCTTggaattgcttagcctaaatcttaaaactaacggcttaagctagtggtaatgtaaatacaaggggtaagtaattatctttcgttaaatattgtagtagatgaattaaggtaagtaataaatgaaggtaatataaatgtatcattaaggtaagtatgctattttgtacaattcaatatttataatttaaatttcatttttcattataataatttaatatttcattttcttatgtTTAGTTTTAGAGTTGTAAAGATGTCGCTTGGCGCAACAAAAGGTATCAAGACCTTAGTAAACGTGCAATAGTTGCGGATGAGAATTCCAGCCAAGATGCTATTACATTCGCTAGGATGATCGTCACGAAGCACACTTTTTTTAGTGACAATGAAAAGACATTGGCACCAAATGTTAAATACATGTCCAATAAATCCTATAATTTTATGCGTGACGATTTAGGTTTCGCTTTACCAAGCAAGAGCTCTCTTTTGCGATGGCGCCCCATAAAGTATGTTGTCCTTGGGTTTGATGCCAATGTCTtgggaaatttagaaaaaattacaaaaaaaatgttcgttTTAGAACGAAATTGCGTTCTATTATTTGATGAATCAATTAAGACCGACCTAACATACAATGGAGTTAGGGATGTTATTGACGGGTTTGTGGATTATGGGGAAGGCCATCGTGAAATGAAATTAGGTAGtaagtgttgttttttcatGATAAAAGGGTTGAGTTCCAATTGGAAATATgtgttttcttattatatttccaaaaatggacttcctacattcaaattaaaagaaattttgaataagaaCATCACAGCACTAAAGTCAATTGGTCTAAACGTAAAAGCTTTAGTCTGTGATCAAGGGCCTTCTAATATTGCAGTTATGAATGCTTTAGCTATTTCTGAAGAAAACCCTTTTTATTTGCACGAAGATTCCaagatatattgtttatatgacTATTGCCATCTTATTAAGTCCGTCCGAAACACAtttatgaaatatgatatttcaaCCCCAGATGGAATAGCCAgctttaaagttataaaaaaaactttactcgATCGATCAGGACAATAAATGTTTCAAGATATGTCCAAAACTCACAGAGGCCCACGTATATCCtagttgttttgaaaaaatgtccgTAAAACGTGCAACCCAAGTTCTGAGCAATTCGGTTGCGGCTGGCATAGAAATGGCCGATAGCCAAAATTTATTCGGCTCCGacgaatatatattaaaatgtgcaAAGCCTACGCagctatttgttaaaaaaatgaatgatctgTTCGATGATCTAGACTGCAAgagttttgtttcaaaaaatcccTTAAAATGTCCGCTATTGAAAAACGACTCCGGGAAGGTCCAACGCCTCTTTGATTACATTAAGtatttgaaatcattaaaaCTTCCGAACATGGCTTACAGTAGGTGTATAGGTGGGTTCTGTTCCACAATTGTTGGAATGATTCAGTTGAGCCAAGAATTATTCAGGGAACAAAAAGAATTAAGTTTTATATTGCTTGGGAAACTGAATCAAGACgcgttggaaaattttttttatagggtCCGGGCTAGCCAGGGTATCAATACCCATCCGTCTGCCAATGAGATACAGTATATAGTAGCTCGtttaatttcgatgaaaattttgaGGCAAAATTTTCAAGATAAGGGGGCTAATTGTGAGGATGATGACGATATAAATTTAGACTGGAACTTAGGCCCCGAAGATCGTCATCTCGAAGTAGAGGGAGTCGAACATGAAACAGAGCAACTCGACCTGGAATCGTTTATTATTCCAGACGAAAACTTTGTTGAAGAGGACGACACAGCTGACGTCCAGATCAAGCGCTATTACACAGGCTATGGTATTTACcagaaaattttgtgtaaaattcaTTGCAAAAAATGCGCTATGGCAATGACAAAGACACAAAGTGATTTATCGCTTTATTCGGAGGCCCTAATCAAAGCGAAAAATTATAAGGATGACGCGGATTTAAGGCTAGTCAATCCAAGTGATAGGGTCTTCGAAGTGTGTCGACTGCAGATGATGTGGTACGTCAACCTTTTCAACAAATATGCTTATTGTTCAAATGTTCGTAGTCTGATGTTGTccgcaataaaagaaaaaacggaAAATGTTTTTCCTGAGTGGTTTGACCCAACCGAtgagtgttttactcataaaattAAGTTGTTAGAATACTTGGTAACGGTACTGTTATTCAAAAACTCGAAATGGTtagtaaaagaagaaattagtaATGAACGACATCGGAAGCGCGAtgctaaactaaaaaaacttaaGTAAGTTGCAAGTCAAGACCGTTTGATTTAAGAACATCTTACTTTTGGGTGAGTAAtgaattcattgaaaatacatatttactttttttaatatttagcaatttattctatttacaggtttttttattttcagctttttcttctattttcaggTCTATCTTGTTGtattttcaggtattttttcttcttatttttctcctttttcaGCTTTGCAACTGAgcttaacttttttaaacacaaatgttGTTTCCATCTTGTTTAAGTGcaacatttgttttaaaaaaagcaagtgaaattcaatgactttttttatatattaagtcgTGTGAGAAATTTCCATTTCAAATGGATAATTTCGTAATTctgcattataatttttttaacattttaaacttgcttatacattttataaaaaatctttaaactgttaattttaaataacaatgaatcaataaaatttgcatataagtatattctgAAAACAATAACCTTGACtttgatttatttaaacttaCATACATTGATACATGCAGATATCGCATATGGGCAAGTGCGAAATCAACCCTTATTCATATACAACGTGGCATGCGTAAATGGAAAAAAGCCAACAGATCATATACTTATGAAAGTGCACATGCGTGTACAAAAACATATCTCCGTTGTCACGAAAATCAATGgccgaagctcacgttttgtcgaagagtcaatgtgtcgaacgACTGACGCGACGAATaggcgtcacaacattgtgttattgtccaagctgtgccgaaaaaacaaACGAGCGAACGCCAACCGTCGCCGCTTCCCTTGCCCCTacaacagcttcgccaacaaacttgcgtaaatatgtatgaagatgtatgagcttgcatacatatcgacgcagatttttgcgagccacggaaaaatattttagatttggcaaatattttaaatcgacGAGAACTTTGTAGCCACTTTTTGTCACTCCTTTCTGTGTTTCTCGAGTTGTACTATAAATTTAGGCATTGGCTATTTTGCTGCTATATTGaattgtgacgctgctgatgcctTTCGAGACGATTGTTGtcttttgttggtgacatatttacatgtgtatgcccatatatgtatgaatgaagatttgtgtatacattatttgctcggcaatatgtacatgtacatatatgtatatatttacatatggatTAGTGCGTGCACATTGTGCTTGTTATACGTTTATATAATGTGCAACACATAAAGCGCACACATATCATTACTAATAAGTCATGTCATGATTTCAAATCATGAAGGcgttgtatgtacttatgtacatacatacgtgtgtgcTTGCTACATGTGCATATGAATAcgtaagttttaaattataaaaagtatgatttatgtatatacatacatatatattactagtttttttaatttattattatagtattttacacagatacgtatatgtatgtacatacttattataCACGTATcaaatgttcatacatacatatacatgtctACTATATCAAGCATaggatataattaaaaatatggtcTTATTTTAACATTGAGTAAAATATTGCcttatataaaatagttagttaattaattaaaaagtaatcaatttgtgataaataattttcaaatcaaatcatatacataattgcacataaacgcataaaaatataagccaaaaggccGCCATGCCGCTGTAAAATCGAAGTAAGtctctgagcataattttcattgaatgctcggctctgttcacgcgccactgttaaagtttctcctgccgagccaaaagtggtgaaatgcacccatcgcattttgttagcttttgacagttcacacgcttgtccgttgttggaccttctctataaatatacgttctctggtccTACTGcggttggcaaatataggaaatattcaagttagcgggaacgacaactgtcggcctgcagtcatGTAGTCGTgctgctgtcaaaataacagtgtccataagaacgtctgtattttaatatttggcagatgtagtttgcagtctgatccgctctatgtgttccgcacttcactcaaaactaatttgcatacacaataatgttacagattttcatacctaattattttgcaaaacctaaaggtaggccataactagcgatcttacagtatttttcttacgggttatttcctcaaaccctgcgccaaaaaatatgcaagaaCTCAACTCCTCATAAACGTATTTAGTGCAAGCACATGcagcatggccggcatgtaccaagacaacacagctgtccattttgcatgtacacaatatcgttgtggccatccatactaatacctttcacttcaatgaaattttaatattttgttcaaagtgaaattttttttatgcaaaaataagtaaaaattggtaaattttttttatgcaaaaaataagtaaaaattggtaaatttttttttgttttaaattatcaattgttattacaaatgatataatagagctataatagagcaattttatgcttttatttgtaaaataacgtcaagtttgttagacctgtgaataattttacattttacatattagtggcatcaccactctacctcctctttctatcttccattctactgtcaacgctactgtcgtcctactgcggttggcaaatataggaaatattcaagttagcgggaacgacaactgtcggcctgcagtcatGTAGTCGTgctgctgtcaaaataacagtgtccataagaacgtctgtattttaatatttggcagatgtagtttgcagtctgatccgctctatgtgttccgcacttcactcaaaactaatttgcatacacaataatgttacagattttcatacctaattattttgcaaaacctaaaggtaggccataactagcgatcttacagtatttttcttacgggttatttcctcaaaccctgcgccaaaaaatatgcaagaaCTCAACTCCTCATAAACGTATTTAGTGCAAGCACATGcagcatggccggcatgtaccaagacaacacagctgtccattttgcatgtacacaatatcgttgtggccatccatactaatacctttcacttcaatgaaattttaatattttgttctgtattttaatatttgacagatgtagtttgcagtcgttccaaaaataaaaaaaataaagtacattttcaaaataacatttttcaaaaaaaaaaaattaatatttagttaaatattgttaatttacagaataattatgcaaattgggttagtaatgagcaaagtcttaaatttaataaacttatacaagcataaatgaaaatatcatttctcatttttttaaatttattatttcaattggtatttaaaatttatgccacaattattatatagtagtccaaaaatatgaattcttattttcccagaaatacatttgtaaaaaaggatctttatcctttgttattattattattattgtatttttccaagaaatacatttgtaacaaAAGGATCATAATCCTTTCttattttcctcataaaagatttaaacagttcaagagctcaaagcatgcgctacatcagctcgcaCCTACCTACCCtgcgcctttgcgcaaatgattatgttatgataacaaatgccaatacagatttggcaatggcaatagcaatagatttgacagttagtaagacatagattttatcctgtcgagacggcCCGTAATGCCACGTGCATGAATTCATGACTATGCATTGGCCGGATGGAGTGGTAATAGAGAGAGAAGGAATGAAAGAACGAAATAAAGAGGGAGAGAGAAAAAGGTATTATGCACTACTCGTTTTTTAAGGAAAACGAATTGAAAGAATATGACAACACAATGACACATTCAAAGCTCTGAAGC
The window above is part of the Bactrocera dorsalis isolate Fly_Bdor unplaced genomic scaffold, ASM2337382v1 BdCtg022, whole genome shotgun sequence genome. Proteins encoded here:
- the LOC125779977 gene encoding uncharacterized protein LOC125779977 isoform X1: MSVKRATQVLSNSVAAGIEMADSQNLFGSDEYILKCAKPTQLFVKKMNDLFDDLDCKSFVSKNPLKCPLLKNDSGKVQRLFDYIKYLKSLKLPNMAYSRCIGGFCSTIVGMIQLSQELFREQKELSFILLGKLNQDALENFFYRVRASQGINTHPSANEIQYIVARLISMKILRQNFQDKGANCEDDDDINLDWNLGPEDRHLEVEGVEHETEQLDLESFIIPDENFVEEDDTADVQIKRYYTGYGIYQKILCKIHCKKCAMAMTKTQSDLSLYSEALIKAKNYKDDADLRLVNPSDRVFEVCRLQMMWYVNLFNKYAYCSNVRSLMLSAIKEKTENVFPEWFDPTDECFTHKIKLLEYLVTVLLFKNSKWLVKEEISNERHRKRDAKLKKLNFFFYFQVYLVVFSGIFSSYFSPFSALQLSLTFLNTNVVSILFKCNICFKKSK
- the LOC125779977 gene encoding uncharacterized protein LOC125779977 isoform X2, with translation MSVKRATQVLSNSVAAGIEMADSQNLFGSDEYILKCAKPTQLFVKKMNDLFDDLDCKSFVSKNPLKCPLLKNDSGKVQRLFDYIKYLKSLKLPNMAYSRCIGGFCSTIVGMIQLSQELFREQKELSFILLGKLNQDALENFFYRVRASQGINTHPSANEIQYIVARLISMKILRQNFQDKGANCEDDDDINLDWNLGPEDRHLEVEGVEHETEQLDLESFIIPDENFVEEDDTADVQIKRYYTGYGIYQKILCKIHCKKCAMAMTKTQSDLSLYSEALIKAKNYKDDADLRLVNPSDRVFEVCRLQMMWYVNLFNKYAYCSNVRSLMLSAIKEKTENVFPEWFDPTDECFTHKIKLLEYLVTVLLFKNSKWLVKEEISNERHRKRDAKLKKLK